The nucleotide window GGCGGTGCCCATGCGGCGCAGGCCCGCGACCTTCGGCTGCAGCGCCACCATCTCGCGCTGGTTCTGCGCGAAGTCGCCGCGGCCGATATGCGGCAGGCCGCAGCCGATGACACAGTCGTGGAGTTCGCGGCGATTGGCGACGCGCAGCCGCGTATCGTTGAGGAACGCGCCCTTGCCGCGCTCGGCGATGTACAGCTCCTCATTGGCCGGATTGTAGATCAGGCCTGCGATCATCGTCCCCTCGCGCTCGAGACCGATCGAAATCGCAAAGTGCGGGATGCCGTGCAGGAAGTTGGTGGTGCCGTCGAGCGGGTCGACGATCCAGCGATGGCTCTTGTCGGCGCCTTCGCGCGTGCCGCCTTCTTCGCCGAGGAAGCCGTAGCCCGGCCGCGCCTTCGTCAGATCCTCGTACAGCATCTCCTCGGCCCGCTTGTCGGCGCGTGACACGAAGTTCGCCGGGCCCTTCAGCGAGACCTGGAGATTCTCGATCTCGCCGAAGTCGCGCTTGAGGCTGCGGCCGGCGCGGCGCGCGGCCTTGACCATGACGTTGATGAGGGCGGAATGGATCATGGTCTGGTCTCGTGACGACCTGAAAACGGTCTGGTCGGAAGGGGATGTGTGGAGTTTGCGGCCGCAAGGGGTGCCCTTTGCGGCGGGCGGCGTCAACCCCGGATCATTTGCTGCCGCCGATCCAGGTGCGCGCCGCTTCTTCGGCCTTGGCGCGGTCCTCGGCCGACATCTGCGCCAGTGTCTGGTCGAGCAAGAGATCGCCCTTACCGGCGGTCTTGGCGACCAGATGCCATTTCATCGCCTCGTTGATGTCGCGCGGCGCGCCCTGTCCGGTGACCAGAACGTGGGCGAGGCGGTTCTGGGCGATCGGGTTGTTGGCGCGTGCGGCCTTGCGCAGCAGCGCCACCGCGGCCGGTTCGTTCTTCGGAGTGCCGGTGCCGTTGTACAGCGCGATGGCATATTCGACCTGGGCCGGGACGTTGCCGGCGAGCGCGGCGGCCTGCAGCAGCCGCACCGACTGTTCGATGTTCTTTGTCACCCCGGTACCTTCCTTATAGAAGGTCGCGAGCGCGTATTGGGCTTCCGGATTGCCGGCGTCGGCAGACATCCTGAGCAATTCGGCGGCGCGCTTGACGTCCTGCGGGAAGGTCTGGCCGTCGAGATACAGCAGCGCCAGATTGTAGGCAGCCTTCGGCTCGCCGAGCTTGGCGGCCTGCGCCAGCCATTTGGCGGCCTCTTCGCGGTTCGGCGGACCGCCGCGGCCGCCCATGCGGGCCATCGCCAGCGCAAACATTCCCTCGCGATCGCCGAGATCGGCGGCGCGCGCGTACCATTCGACGGCTTTCTTGTAGTCGCGCTTGACCCCGAGGGCGTTGGCGTAAAGCTCGCCCAGCATGGTCATGGCCTTGGCGTCGTTGTCGGCGGCACGCTTCTGCGCCAGCTCGAACGCGGTCTTGTAGAAGCCGCGCTGATAGGCGCCGTACACCAGATCGACGTTGGGATCCTCGGCCGCGGTCGCGCCGCCACCCTCAGGACTGGCCTTGGCGTCGGGTTTGTCGGCCGGCTTCTTGGCCTTGTCCTTCGCCTCGGTGGCGGGTGCCTTGGCCGGTGCCGGCGGCCTGGGCTTCGGCTTTTCCGGCTCCAGCGGCTTTGGGAACGGGTTGGGCCCGGACGGCGGCGACAGCGAGACTTGCGCCGCCGCGCCGGTGGCAAGCAGCAACGAAGCCGCAACAATCGCGAACGCGCGCAGCGCCTTCATCATCGAATCCAATGTGTCATTGCCGGGGGGCGGCAGCGAAGCCTTGGCGCAGCGCTTCGCCGGCGTCCGCCAGCGCGGCCGTGGGATCGTCGGCGCTCCAGATGAAGTCGCCCACCAGCACGAAATCGGCACCCGCTGTGGCGAATTGATGGACGTCGTCGCGGCTGGTCGCATAGCCGACGCAAGGCGGCTCGAACAATTCTGCCCACCAGTCCAGGCGCTCGGCAATCGCCTCGGCCGAAGGCCGGGTTCCGTCGGCGCCGGGCTCACCGAACAGCACGTAGTCGGCTCCGGCTTCGCCGGCGATCATCGAATCATGGCGGGTTTCCAGTCCGCCGACCCCGGCGATGCGGGACGGCTGCAATTGCGGTAGCCATTCCTGCATCGCCTGGAGGCCGGACAGATGCGCCCCATCGGCGCCGCCGCGCGCCACCAGATCGGCGTGGCCCTCGACCAGCAGCGCCCCGCCGCCTGCCTGCACCACCGGCGCCACCGCCTTGATCCGCGACGTCAGGGTTCGCGGATCGGACGGCTCCAGCCGCAGCAGCACCGCCGCGATATCGGCGGCGGCGAGCAGCTTCGGCAGGGCCGCGACCAGGGCGGCGGGATCGGCAGTCACCGGCGTCGCCAAATACAGGCGCGGCGCCGGACGCGATGGAGCAGGCTTGGCGTTCATACGGCTCAGGCGGCCTTCTTGGTTTCGAGCTCGGCGCTCCACTCGCCCTTGGCGGCGAGCGAGTTCATCCGGGCCCGGTGCGTGAACGCGGCCTGACCGGCCGCGACGTTTTCGGCCTTGCCCGACCACGCCTTCTGCGGCGCGGCCTGCAGGGCACGGCCGTACGAGAAGGTGAGGCCCCAGGGCAGGCCGCCGATCTTGTTCATGGCATCGAGATGCGCCGTCGCTTCTTCGTCCGACTGGCCGCCGGACAGGAAGGCGATGCCCGGAACCGCCGACGGCACGCAGGCCTTCAGCAGCTTCACGGTCTTTTCGGCGACTTCCTGCACCGACGCCTTCTTAGCCGATTTCTTGCCGGGGACCGCCATGTTCGGCTTCAGGATCATGCCTTCGAGGGCGACGCGCTGGAAGTAGAGTTGCTGGAAGGTTTCCTTCAGCACCCATTCGGTGACGTTGTAGCAGGTGTCGATGTCGTGGCCGCCGTCCATCAGCACCTCGGGCTCGACGATCGGCACGATCTGCGCCTGCTGGCACAGCGCCGCATAGCGCGCCAGCGCATGGGCGTTGGTCATGATCGCGGTGTGGGTCGGCACGCCGCGGGCGGTGTCGATGTCGATCACCGCGCGCCATTTCGCGAAGCGGGCGCCCTGCTTGTAGTATTTCGCCAGCCGTTCGGCGAGCTTGTCGAGGCCGACCGTGATGGTCTCGCCGGGGCAGTTCGGCAGCGGCTGGGTGCCTTCGTCGACCTTGATGCCGGGGATGCTGCCGGCCTGCTCGATCAGCTTCACCAGCGGGGTGCCGTCGGCGGCGTTCTGCCAGATCGTCTCGTCGTACAGGATCACGCCGGAGACGTAGTCGCTCATCGCTTCGTTGGAGCGGAACAGCATCTCGCGATAGTCGCGGCGGTTGGTCTCGGTCGACTCCACCCCGATCACGTCGAACCGCTTCTTGATCGTCCCCGACGACTCGTCGGCGGCGAGAATGCCCTTGCCGGGCGCGACCATGGCGCGAGCGATCTGGTTCAAGTCAGCGAGGTTCATCGCGTCTCTCCTTTGGCTGTTCTTGTTGGTTCGGGAAGCCGTTCGGACAGCGTCTTAGACAATGCCGAGGAAGATGGCGAGGGCACGATTGACCGCGGCCATGTCGTCGGTAGAACCGCGGCCAACGTCATCCCCCGCGAAGGCGGGGGAACCAGTATTCCAGAGCGCTCGTGTTCGATCCGCCGTTCACTGCCATACTGGATCGCCCGCCTTCGCGGGCGATGACGAGAAAGAATGCAGTAAGGACGGGCGCGTCATTTCCCGTCGTCGCCCCAGACTTCGATCATCATATCGCCAAGCTGCTCAAGGAGCTCTTGTTCTTCTGCACTTGCGTTGATGGCGGCGCAGGCCCGGCGAATTTTTGCCTTGATCTCTGGAGCGTCCAAGTCAGGGAGCGGCGGGTCGGTCGGCCGCAGTCCAGGCGCCGTCATCTCGGCTCGGAGCTGCCGCGCAGCCTCCCGAGCCCGCTCTTCAGAATCGCGATCGTCACTGGTGCCCACCGTGATGACCTCTGCGGAACTCGGTCCTGCGATCCGCACCACATCCTGTTCGGAATGTAGGTGCGGAGCGAGGTATCTACAACCTGGGCGTTCTTCGAGACCGAGTGGGCGTGAGTTGGGCCTACTTCGCCCGCAGCACTTCCACGCCCGGCAGCGGCTTGCCTTCCATCCACTCCAGGAAGGCGCCGCCGGCGGTCGAGATGTAGGTGAAGTCGTCGGCAACGCCGGCGTGGTTGAGCGCCGCGACGGTGTCGCCGCCGCCGGCGACCGACACCAGTTTGCCGGCCTTGGTCCGCTTGGCGGCATGCTTGGCGGCTTCGACCGTGCCCTTGTCGAACGGCGTCAGTTCGAACGCGCCGACCGGCCCGTTCCACACCAGGGTGGCGGCGTCGTCGATCGCGGCGTGGATGCGCTCGATCGAGCGCGGGCCGACGTCGAGGATCATGCTGTCCGGCGGGATTGCGTCGAGCCCATAGGCGAACGACGGCGCGTTGGCCTCGAAGTGATACGCCACGGTGGCGTCCACGGGGAGGATGATGGCGCAGTTGGCGGCCTCGGCCTTGTTCATGATCCGCAGCGCGGTTTCCGCCAGATCCTTCTCGCACAGCGACTTGCCGACCTTGACGCCCTGAGCATGCAGGAAGGTGTTGGCCATGCCGCCGCCGATCACCAGCGCCTGCACCTTGGTGACAAGGTTTTCGAGAAGATCGATCTTGCTCGACACCTTGGCGCCGCCGACGATCGCGATCACCGGCTTTGCCGGCGCTTCCAGCGCCTTGTTCAGCGCGTCGAGCTCGGCCTGCATGGTGCGGCCCGCATAGGCCGGCAGCTTGTGGCCGAGGCCCTCGGTCGAGGCGTGGGCGCGGTGCGCGGCCGAGAACGCGTCGTTGACCCAGATGTCGCCGAGCTCTGCGAGCTTTTCGACGAACGCCGGGTCGTTCTTCTCTTCCTCGGGATGAAAGCGGGTGTTCTCCAGGCAGAGGATATCGCCGTCCGCCATCGCGGCAATCGCCTTCGCCGCCGGCTCGCCGACGCAGTCCTCGGCGAAGCCTACCGGCTTCTTGATGACGTCGGCGAGCGCGGCAGCCACCGGCTTCAGCGAGTTCTTGTCGTCGCGGCCCTTCGGCCGGCCGAAATGCGCCAGCAGGATCACCTTGCCGCCCTTGCCGGCGATCTCGGTGATGGTCGGCGCGACACGCTCCAGCCGGGTGGTGTCGGTCACCTTGCCGGAATCCATCGGCACGTTGAGATCGACGCGCAGCAGCACGCGTTGGCCTTTGACGTCGACATCGTCGAGGGTACGGAATGATTTGGTCATGATGAACCCTGTGTGTGGGGCCCATCCTTCGAGACGCCTCGCTGCGCTCGGCTCCTCAGGATGAGGTTTCCAAAGCGGCGAGGAGACGAGCTCCTCGCGCCAGACAAAGTCCTCATGGTGAGACCGGGCGAAAGCCCGCGTCTCGAACCATGAGTTCACAAGTATCAGGTCGTCAGATCAGCTTGCTCATCGCCACGGCGGTGTCGGCCATGCGGTTGGAGAAGCCCCATTCGTTGTCGTACCACGACATCACCCGAACCAGCGTGCCGTTCTGCACCTTGGTCTGGTCCATGTGGAAGGTGGACGAGTGCGGATCGTGGTTGAAGTCGATCGAGACGTTCGGCGCGTCGGTGGTGCCGAGAATGCCCTTCAGCTCCTGCTCGGCGGCGCGCTTGATCGCCTCGTTGATCTCTTCCTTGGTGGTGGCCTTCTTGGCGATGATCTTGAGGTCGACCACCGAGACGTTCGGGGTCGGCACCCGGATCGCGACGCCGTCGAGCTTGCCCTTCAGCTCCGGCAGCACCAGGCCGATCGCCTTGGCGGCGCCGGTCGAGGTCGGGATCATCGACATCGCCGCAGCGCGGGCGCGGTAGAGATCCTTGTGCATGGTGTCCAGCGTCGGCTGGTCGCCGGTGTAGGCGTGGATCGTGGTCATGAAGCCGGTCTCGATGCCGACGGTGTCGTTCAGCACCTTGGCGACCGGGGCCAGGCAATTGGTGGTGCACGAGCCGTTCGACACCACCATGTGGTCCTTGGACAGGGTCGCGTGGTTGACGCCGTACACGATGGTCGCGTCGGCGCCGTCCGACGGGGCCGAGACGAGGACGCGCTTGGCGCCGGCGGTCAGCAGCGCGGCAGCCTTGTCACGCGCGGTGAAGATGCCGGTGCACTCCATCGCGATGTCGACGCCGATGTCCTTGTAGGGCAGCGCCGACGGATCCTTGATCGCCGTCACCTTGATCTTGCCGCGGCCGATGTCGATGGTGTCGCCGTCGACCTTGACCTCGAACGGGAAGCGGCCGTGGACGGAGTCGAAGCGGAGCAGATGGGCGTTGGTTTCGACCGGGCCGAGATCGTTGATCGCGACGACTTCGATATCCTTACGACCGGACTCGTAGATCGCCCGCAGAACGTTGCGGCCGATACGGCCAAACCCATTGATCGCGACCCGGACTGCCATCCAATTTCTCCTCGTGCTAATGATACTCAATTGTTGCGACGGAGTGGTCCTCCGTACTTGTGCGGTGTCATGCCCAAAATGCCGAGCAGTTGCAATCCGCTCGTTTGTGATTCAGATCAAAGCCTTACCGTAGGCGGCGCACGCATCGGCGGTGGGGTGCGCCACGTCGGACGGTTTGCGCGATCCTTAGTCGCTGCTCGCGACAGGCGCGAAATTAGGCGCTGATCCGCTGCCTGGCGGCGTCGGCCACCGCTTCCGCGGTGATGCCGAAATGTTTGTAGAGTTCTTTCGCCGGGGCACTGGCGCCGAAACTCGACATCCCGACAAAGCCGCCGTCCGGGCCGATGACCGCGTCCCAGCCGAACCGCACCGCCGCTTCGACCGCAACCTTGACCGGCGCGTCGCCGATGATTCCGGCCCGGGTGGCTTCGTCCTGGGCCAGCAGCAGGTCGAGTGACGGCACCGAGACCACCCGGGCCGCGATGCCCTGCACCTCCAGAAGTTTCTGCGCCGCAACGGCGATTTCGACCTCGGAGCCGGTGGCAAAGATCGACACCTGCGGCTTGCCGGGCGCCCGGATCAGCTCATAGCCGCCGGTGGCGCAGAGGTTGGCCTCGGAGGTCGCGGTGCGGACCTGGGCAAGGTTCTGCCGCGACAGCGCCAGCACCGTCGGGCCGGAGGTGTTCTCCAGCGCGAGCTGCCAGCATTCGGCGGTCTCTACCGCATCGGCCGGGCGGAATACCCGCATGTTCGGCATCGCCCGCAACGACGCGAGGTGTTCGACCGGCTGATGGGTCGGGCCGTCCTCGCCGAGCCCGATCGAGTCGTGGGTCATGATGTAAACCACGGGCACATGCGACAGCGCCGAGATCCGCATCGACGGCCGTGCGTAGTCGGCAAAGCACATGAAGGTGCCGCCCGCCGGCGCAAAGCCGCCGTGCATCGCCAGGCCGTTCATCGCCGCCGCCATGCCCATCTCGCGGATGCCGTAGTGGATGTAGCGGCCCGAGAAATCGTCCGGCGTGACGTCCTTGGCCTGTTTGACGCGGGTGTTGTTGGAGGGCGTCAGGTCGGCGGAGCCGAGCAGCAGTTCCGGTACCACCGGGGTCAGCGCTTCCAGCGCCAGTTCGCTGGCCTTGCGGGTCGCGATGGTCTGCGGCTCGGTGACCAATCTGTCTTTCAGGGCGCGGATCGCATCCGCAATCGCCGCCGGCCGCTTGCGATCAATCACCCGGCGCCTGAAATCGTCGCGCTTGTCCGCCGGCAGCGCCTCGAGCCGGGCCAGCCAGTCGGCGCGGGCCGTGGCGCCCTGCTTGCCGACATTGCGCCAGGCACCGAGCACGTCGTCGGGGATCTCGAACGGGCCGTAATCCCAACCGAGCGCCTTCTTGGCGCCGGCCAGTTCCTCGGCGCCGAGCGGCTCGCCATGGGCCTTCGAAGTGCCGGCCTTGTGCGGCGCGCCGAAGCCGATCGTGGTCTTGCAGGCGATCATGGTCGGCCGGTCGGAGGTCTGCGCCTTGCGGATCGCATCGGCGATCGCCTTGTGGTCGTGGCCGTCGATCCGGAACGAATTCCAGCCGTGCGCCTGGAAGCGCGCAACCTGATCGACATTGTCGGTCAGCGACAGCGGACCGTCGATCGAGATGCCGTTGTCGTCGTACAGGAAGATGAGCTTGCTCAGCCTGAGATGCCCGGCCAGCGCGATCGCCTCGTGGCTGACGCCTTCCATCAGGTCGCCGTCCGAGCACAGCACATAGGTGTAGTGATCGACGATGTCGCCGAACTCCGCCTGCAATAGCCGCTCCGCCAGCGCTGTGCCGACCGAGGAGGCCACACCCTGGCCGAGCGGACCGGTCGTGGTCTCGACCGAGGAGGTGATGCAGTTCTCAGGGTGGCCCGGGGTCCTGGAGTCGAGTTGGCGGAAATTCTTGATCTGATCCAGCGTCATCTCCTCGTTGCCGGTCAGGTACAGCAGCGCATAGAGCAGCATCGAGCCGTGGCCGGCGGAGAGGATGAAGCGATCTCGATCAGGCCAGTGCGGGTCGGCCGCATCGAACTTCAAGAACTGCGCCCACAGCACGGTCGCGACGTCGGCGGCGCCCATCGGCAGCCCGGGATGGCCGGATTTGGCCTTCTCCACCGCATCCATCGCCAGCGCCCGGATTGCGTTTGCCATACGGGAATGATCGAGCTGCGCCATGATGTCCGCCTGAGAATTGAGGTTGCCGGTGTTCCGGGAGAATCGGAACGTGCCCTGCCTCCATGGCAAGGCGATGAACAGAACAGATGGGGTCGAATGGCTCCGAAGCCAGTTCGGTATGGCACCCGATACCGCAAAAGCGAGCGCGGCGTCGCGGAACTGGCGCCAATGCGGGCGCTTTGCAGTGCATAGTTCAGCGGCAGCGTTGCGCTCGGCTTCCTCGCCACGTAAATTTCGCGCTCTAAAGGCTTGTTCAATCGTGGCTTTTGTTAGGGGTCGGCAAGGCCTCGGGTGTGGGAGATTGCGAGGGGGCGCGCAACGAGCATGACGGATCGTCCTGCCCACGGTTCCATCGCTACCGATCAGGCGCCGGCCGAGATCGTCGCCGCGGCGCGTCGCCTTGCCGCGGCGCTCGAAGCGCTGGAAAGCGCGGTGGAGCGCCGGGCCGAGGCCGACCGCGACGAGGACGAACTGGCGTCGCGGATCCAAGCGCTCGGCGCCGACCGCTCGCGGCTCGCGGACGAGCTGGACGGTGCGCTGGTTCGCAGTCGCAAGCTTGAGCGGGTCAACCGCGAAATCGCGCAGCGGCTGGATGTGGCCATCGTCACCATTCGCCAGGTGCTCGACACCCCGGCGGGAGACCCGCAACCGGCCGAGGAGGAGTCATGAGTTCGAGCGACTCCGCAGGCTCAGCCAACCACGTCAGCGTCACCATCAACGGCCGGCAATACCGGATGGCCTGCGAGCCGGGCCAGGAGCCGCAACTGCTCGGCCTTGCTGAAAATCTCGAGACGCGAATTCAAAGCCTGCGCGGCCGGTTCGGCGAGATCGGCGATGCGAGGCTGACTGTGATGGCGGCGCTGATGATGGCCGACGAACTGCTCGACGCTCATGGCCGCATCGCCGCCCTGCAGCAGGAAGTCGAGGCGCTACGCAACGACCGCGCCGCTTCGCTGGATCGCACCGTGACCACCAACCGCGCCGTCGCCGCCGCGCTCAACAGCGCCGCCGAACGCATCGAACGCACCACCCAAGTGCTCAACCGCACCATCGGCGGCGGCATCGCGATCGGGTAGTTGATCCCACGTCATTCCGGGGCGCGCGTGAAACGCGCGAACCCGGAATCTCGCCGTGATGACATGCGGGCTCCGCAACAACTCCAGAGCAGTTCTTCTTTTCATCGAATCAGAGTTGATCCGCACCGCCTGCCACACGCACAACCTCATGGTGAGGAGGCGCGTAGCGCCGTCTCGAACCATATGACGCAGGGAATGCGTTGCCCCATCCTTCGAGACGCCCGGCTTCGCCGGGCTCCTCAGGATGAGGACTCAGTGCCTTCGGAAAGGTCAGATCGTTTCAATCAAATGATGAACCGCTCTAGATTCCTGGTTCGCGAACTACGTTCGCGCCCCGGAATGACACTGTGAGAGTCACTTCTTTCGAAAGCTCGCCACCAGTTCGACATGCGGCGTGTACTTGAACTGATCGACTGGGCTCACGCCTTCGAGCCTGTAGCCGCCGTCGATCAGCAGCTTGGCGTCGCGGGCGAAGGTGGTGGCGTTGCACGACACCGCAATCACCAGCGGCACCCGGCTCGCTGCGAGCTGCGCGGCCTGCGCCTGCGCGCCCTGGCGCGGCGGATCGAACAGCACGGCGTCGAAATCGCGGAGTTCTGGCGGTGCCAGCGGGCGACGGAAGAGATCGCGCGCTTCGGCCTTCACCGGCTTCAGTCCCGGCGTCGCCGGAGCAGCCTTCTGGAGCGCCGTCACCGCGGGCGCGTCACTGTCACAGGCGAACACCCGTGCCTTCTCGGCGAGGCGCAGCGCGAACGGGCCGACGCCGCAGAACAGATCCGCGACCTGCTTGGCGCGGCCGAGATGCGCCATCGCCAGCCCCGCCAGCGTCTGTTCGCCGAGCGCGGTCGCCTGCAGGAACGCGCCCGGCGGTAGCGTCACCTTGGCCTTGCCGATCGCTACGACCGGCGGTCGGCGCAGCAGCACCAACTCGCCGTGCCGGGTAAGCCTCGCGAGCTTGTGCTGCTCGGCGAGCTGCGACAGCGCGGTGATCATCTTCGGCGGCAGCGGCCCCGAGCCGCGCACGTCGATATCGAGGCCGTTCTCGGTGGCGGTGACTTGAATATCGAGCGGCTTGCCGACCGGCGTCAGCGCTTCGGCTAGCGCCCAGGCCGCTTCCAGTGCGCCGTTCAGCGCCGGATCGAGGATCGGGCAGTGATCGATGGCGATGATGTCGTGGCTCGCGTTGGCACTGAAGCCGACCTTGAGAATGTCGTGCGTGCCGCGGCGGGCGTGCAGCGTAGCGCGTCGCCGTCCGGCGCCGTGGGCATCGATCAGCGGATCGACCGGAACATCGATCCCCGCTTGCGCCAGCGTTTCGATCACCAGATCGCGCTTCCATGCCCGATACGGCTCGTCACGCAAATGCTGGATTGCGCAGCCGCCGCACACCCCGAAATGTGGGCAGAGCGGTACGACCCGATCGGGACTCGGCACTTCGACGCGCAGCAGCTTGCGGCGGTCGGGGTGACCTTGCACCGCCTCGGCCTCGACGGTTTCGCCGGGCAGCGCGAACGGCACGTAAGTCGCGCTGCCTGGCGACAGGCTGACGCCGTCGCCGCGGTGGCCGAGCCGATCGATCGTCATGGTCTGGATCATGGCGATGCGATAGTCCCCGGCCGGCAGGCCGTAAAGCCGGAAGTGATCAGGCGGCGACGGCCGCCGCCATCGAGTCGCGCGTCAGCCGGTGGAAACGCCACACCAGCAGCGTCGCATAGACGATCAGGCCGATCGCCAGCCCGATCCAGACACCGAACGGTCCGAGGTCGGTGTGGAAGCCGAGCACCCAGCAGCATGGAAAGCCGATCAGCCAGAACCCGAGCACCGCGAACAACAGCGGTATTTTGGTGTCGTTACGGCCGCGCAGTGCGCCGTTGGCGACCACTTGCAGGCCGTCCGCGATAAAGAAGCTGGCGCCGACGATCAGCAGTGCGGCAGTAAGGGCCGCGGTCGCCGCCGCCGTCTCGGAGTCGCCGAGAAACAGATACGGAATCTGGTGCCTGGTCAGTGCCACCAGCAGCGTCATCGCGGCCATGAACGCCAGGCCGAGACCGATTGCCGCAAAGCCTGCCCGCCGTGCGGCTGATGGATCGCCGCGCCCGACCGCATGGCCGACCCGCACCGTGGCGGCGACCGAAATTCCCATCGGCACCATAAACATGATAGCCGCGATCTGGAGCGCGATCTGATGGGCGGCGAGCGCGGTGGTGCCGAACCAGCCCATCAGCAATGCGGCGGCGCCGAACACGCCGTATTCCAGCACTGAGGCGCCGGAGATCGGCAGGCCGAGCTGGAGCAGCCGGCGCATCAGCTCGCGATCGAACCGGAACAGTTCGCCGAACACCTGGTACTTCCGGAACGGGCGCATCGTCACGCATACCGCAGCGGCGGCGACGCACATCCCCCACGACACGATGGTGGTGGCGAGACCGGCGCCGAAGATCTCCAGCCGCGGCAGGCCGAACGAGCCGTGAATCAACGCGTAAGCGAGGCCGAGATTGATCGGGATCGCCGTCAGCATGATCCATAGCGCCGGCTCGGGTCGGTTCACCGCGCCCATGAAGCCGCGCAGCGCAATGAATAGCCAGCCGGGCACCAGCGACCATGCGAGTCCGTCGAGGTAATCGCCCGCAAGCCGCGAGGTCGCAGGATCCTGGCCGAGGGCGACCAGCAGTTCTTCGCCATAAAGCTGGCCGAGCGTCAGCGGCACGCCGGCGATCATGCCCGCCCATAGCCCGACCCGGAGCGAAGCGCGCACTTGCCGGGGGGCGCGGGCACCGACCGCCTGCGCGGCCAGCGGAGTCACCGCGGACACCAGACCAAGACCCATGGTGAAGGTCGAGAACAGCACGATATGCGCCAGAGCGGCGGCGGCGACGGCGGTATCGCCAAGCCGGCCGATCAGCGCCAGATCGGTGGTCATCATCGCGATCTGGCCGAGCTGCGTCAGCGCCATCGGCAGAGCGAGCCACAGCGTTTCGACGAGCTCGGTTCGCCACGCAGACGATTTCGCCGGCGCGAGCGCGCCGGCGGCGATGTTGGAGCCAGGAAAGGTCATGGCGCGCACCATAGTCGAAGTTGCGGCCGGAGTAAGACTTTGGTTCCGGCAGCCGGCTGCGGCGTGGTCAGCCGCGCCGGGCGCCCAGGAAGAACTCGGCGTTACCGTCTCCGCCGGCGATCGAGGAAGCAAAGACCTCGATGTCGCGGCAGCCGAGCGAGGCGGCGAAACCAGCGGCGGCGTCGCACACCGCGCGATGCACCTTGGCGTCGCGGACGATGCCGCGCTTCGAGGGCGCCTCGAACTGCGGCTTGATCAGCGCCAGCAGACTCATCGGCGATGCGGCAAGCGACAGCGCAGCGGGCAGCACCTGCTTCAGCGAAATGAAGCTGGCATCGATCACCACGACATCCGGCCGTTGCGGCAGACGGGTGCCTTCGAGCTTGCGGATGTCGGTCTCTTCCATGGAGACGATCTTGGGATGGCCGCGCAGCGAAGCGTGAAGCTGATCGCGGCCGACATCGACCGCGTACACCAGCGCGGCACCGTGCGCCAGCAGCACCTCGGTGAAACCGCCGGTGGAGGAGCCGACGTCGAGGCAGACGTGATCCTCGATCTCGATCGGATAGCGCTCCAGCGCGCCGGCGAGCTTCACTCCGCCGCGCGACACCCATGGATGCGCCGGCTGCGCTTCGATCGCTGCATCAAGCGCGATCGGTTCAGAAACCCTCGTGACCGGCTTGCCATCCGCGAC belongs to Rhodopseudomonas palustris and includes:
- a CDS encoding MATE family efflux transporter, with the translated sequence MVRAMTFPGSNIAAGALAPAKSSAWRTELVETLWLALPMALTQLGQIAMMTTDLALIGRLGDTAVAAAALAHIVLFSTFTMGLGLVSAVTPLAAQAVGARAPRQVRASLRVGLWAGMIAGVPLTLGQLYGEELLVALGQDPATSRLAGDYLDGLAWSLVPGWLFIALRGFMGAVNRPEPALWIMLTAIPINLGLAYALIHGSFGLPRLEIFGAGLATTIVSWGMCVAAAAVCVTMRPFRKYQVFGELFRFDRELMRRLLQLGLPISGASVLEYGVFGAAALLMGWFGTTALAAHQIALQIAAIMFMVPMGISVAATVRVGHAVGRGDPSAARRAGFAAIGLGLAFMAAMTLLVALTRHQIPYLFLGDSETAAATAALTAALLIVGASFFIADGLQVVANGALRGRNDTKIPLLFAVLGFWLIGFPCCWVLGFHTDLGPFGVWIGLAIGLIVYATLLVWRFHRLTRDSMAAAVAA
- a CDS encoding class I SAM-dependent RNA methyltransferase, with protein sequence MIQTMTIDRLGHRGDGVSLSPGSATYVPFALPGETVEAEAVQGHPDRRKLLRVEVPSPDRVVPLCPHFGVCGGCAIQHLRDEPYRAWKRDLVIETLAQAGIDVPVDPLIDAHGAGRRRATLHARRGTHDILKVGFSANASHDIIAIDHCPILDPALNGALEAAWALAEALTPVGKPLDIQVTATENGLDIDVRGSGPLPPKMITALSQLAEQHKLARLTRHGELVLLRRPPVVAIGKAKVTLPPGAFLQATALGEQTLAGLAMAHLGRAKQVADLFCGVGPFALRLAEKARVFACDSDAPAVTALQKAAPATPGLKPVKAEARDLFRRPLAPPELRDFDAVLFDPPRQGAQAQAAQLAASRVPLVIAVSCNATTFARDAKLLIDGGYRLEGVSPVDQFKYTPHVELVASFRKK
- a CDS encoding TlyA family RNA methyltransferase, whose translation is MAKSPDPRLRKRADVVLVERGLFDSRARAQAAIEAGLVVADGKPVTRVSEPIALDAAIEAQPAHPWVSRGGVKLAGALERYPIEIEDHVCLDVGSSTGGFTEVLLAHGAALVYAVDVGRDQLHASLRGHPKIVSMEETDIRKLEGTRLPQRPDVVVIDASFISLKQVLPAALSLAASPMSLLALIKPQFEAPSKRGIVRDAKVHRAVCDAAAGFAASLGCRDIEVFASSIAGGDGNAEFFLGARRG
- a CDS encoding cell division protein ZapA, which translates into the protein MSSSDSAGSANHVSVTINGRQYRMACEPGQEPQLLGLAENLETRIQSLRGRFGEIGDARLTVMAALMMADELLDAHGRIAALQQEVEALRNDRAASLDRTVTTNRAVAAALNSAAERIERTTQVLNRTIGGGIAIG
- a CDS encoding DUF4164 domain-containing protein: MTDRPAHGSIATDQAPAEIVAAARRLAAALEALESAVERRAEADRDEDELASRIQALGADRSRLADELDGALVRSRKLERVNREIAQRLDVAIVTIRQVLDTPAGDPQPAEEES
- the tkt gene encoding transketolase yields the protein MAQLDHSRMANAIRALAMDAVEKAKSGHPGLPMGAADVATVLWAQFLKFDAADPHWPDRDRFILSAGHGSMLLYALLYLTGNEEMTLDQIKNFRQLDSRTPGHPENCITSSVETTTGPLGQGVASSVGTALAERLLQAEFGDIVDHYTYVLCSDGDLMEGVSHEAIALAGHLRLSKLIFLYDDNGISIDGPLSLTDNVDQVARFQAHGWNSFRIDGHDHKAIADAIRKAQTSDRPTMIACKTTIGFGAPHKAGTSKAHGEPLGAEELAGAKKALGWDYGPFEIPDDVLGAWRNVGKQGATARADWLARLEALPADKRDDFRRRVIDRKRPAAIADAIRALKDRLVTEPQTIATRKASELALEALTPVVPELLLGSADLTPSNNTRVKQAKDVTPDDFSGRYIHYGIREMGMAAAMNGLAMHGGFAPAGGTFMCFADYARPSMRISALSHVPVVYIMTHDSIGLGEDGPTHQPVEHLASLRAMPNMRVFRPADAVETAECWQLALENTSGPTVLALSRQNLAQVRTATSEANLCATGGYELIRAPGKPQVSIFATGSEVEIAVAAQKLLEVQGIAARVVSVPSLDLLLAQDEATRAGIIGDAPVKVAVEAAVRFGWDAVIGPDGGFVGMSSFGASAPAKELYKHFGITAEAVADAARQRISA